A part of Arachis hypogaea cultivar Tifrunner chromosome 12, arahy.Tifrunner.gnm2.J5K5, whole genome shotgun sequence genomic DNA contains:
- the LOC112727657 gene encoding putative receptor protein kinase ZmPK1, with translation MASSTLMLFLLVLYFSFQFSSSLDALNKGYSSLSVDKAEQDVIVSENGMFSAGFFEVGDNAFSFAIWFTRRTDSQNITTPTVVWMANRDQPVNGKRSKISLLHTGNLALVDAGQFQIWSSETESYLPTELRLGDDGNLVLRELQGGRILWQSFDFPTDTLLPGQHLTRSTQLVSSRTESNHSSGFYKLSFDNRNVLTLLYDGPDVSSTYWPDLVLRVWEAGRFTYNSSRIAVLNPLGHFDSSDNYSVRTSDYGVMLPRRLTIDHDGNLRVYSQDLSQKWYVSMQAISNSCSIHGICGANSVCRFDSKKGRKCSCVPGYKVKNQSDWSYGCESIFSATSNESDFTFLGLDRVEFYGYDYNFIPNCTYTDCENGCLNSSHCKGFQYSYDNVKGVFKCYQKRELLNGHLPGAARTITYLKVPKGKSFPPSYEDSVIRNSDCSVKIHREYLKKHVSHFVSFLLWFAAAIGVLEMTCIFVVLFLIKCQHNSSIDPHGHHLAAVGFRKFSYSELKKATKGFSQEIGRGAGGTVYKALLSDQRIAAVKKLNDAKQGEGEFLAEASIIGRLNHMNLIEMWGYCAEGKHRLLVYEYMENGSLADNLSSNTLDWSKRYNIALGTARGLAYLHEECLEWILHCDIKPQNILLDSNYQPKVADFGLSKLLNRDVLTNNPNFSMIRGTRGYMAPEWVFNLAVTSKVDVYSYGIVLLEMITGKNPTADIQAINGEEPYNGRLVTWVREKRRECASWVEQILDSALGSNYDENKMDILARVALGCIEEDKEERPTMSQVVEVLQNQDCDPNGGVYY, from the coding sequence ATGGCTTCCTCAACCTTAATGTTATTTCTTCTGGTCTTGTACTTTTCATTTCAATTCTCGTCATCTTTAGATGCACTGAACAAAGGCTACTCCTCTCTCTCAGTGGACAAAGCCGAACAAGATGTCATTGTTTCAGAAAATGGCATGTTCTCTGCGGGCTTCTTTGAAGTTGGTGATAATGCCTTCTCCTTTGCAATATGGTTCACTAGAAGGACTGATTCCCAAAATATTACAACTCCTACTGTTGTTTGGATGGCAAATCGTGACCAACCTGTGAATGGAAAGCGCTCAAAGATTTCTCTCTTGCACACCGGCAATCTTGCTTTGGTAGATGCAGGTCAGTTCCAAATATGGTCTTCTGAGACCGAGTCATATCTTCCAACAGAATTACGACTCGGAGATGATGGCAATCTTGTTCTACGAGAGTTGCAAGGAGGACGTATTCTGTGGCAGAGTTTTGATTTCCCAACGGACACTCTTCTTCCCGGACAACATCTCACCAGAAGTACACAGTTAGTTTCTTCAAGAACAGAGAGTAACCATTCCTCTGGTTTCTATAAGTTGTCCTTTGACAATAGAAACGTTCTTACCCTTCTTTACGATGGCCCTGACGTGTCGAGCACTTATTGGCCCGATCTTGTGCTCAGAGTTTGGGAAGCTGGAAGGTTTACTTACAATAGTAGCAGAATTGCAGTGCTAAATCCTCTTGGACATTTTGATTCGTCAGATAATTATAGTGTAAGAACATCTGATTACGGTGTGATGCTGCCTAGAAGGTTGACAATCGATCATGATGGAAATCTTCGAGTGTACAGTCAAGATCTATCACAAAAATGGTACGTCTCAATGCAAGCCATTTCTAACAGTTGCAGCATTCATGGGATTTGTGGTGCAAATAGTGTTTGCAGATTTGATTCTAAAAAGGGAAGGAAATGTTCATGTGTTCCTGGGTACAAAGTGAAGAATCAAAGTGATTGGTCTTATGGGTGTGAATCCATTTTTTCTGCTACGTCTAATGAAAGTGACTTTACTTTCTTGGGATTGGACCGAGTTGAGTTCTATGGCTATGACTACAATTTCATACCCAATTGTACCTACACTGATTGTGAAAACGGGTGCTTGAATAGTTCTCATTGCAAAGGGTTTCAGTATTCATATGACAACGTTAAGGGCGTCTTCAAGTGCTATCAAAAAAGAGAATTGCTCAACGGACATTTGCCAGGAGCTGCGAGAACTATAACCTACTTGAAAGTGCCCAAAGGGAAAAGCTTTCCCCCCAGCTATGAAGACTCTGTCATCAGAAACAGTGATTGTTCTGTGAAAATTCATAGAGAATATTTGAAAAAACATGTAAGCCATTTTGTGAGCTTCCTTTTGTGGTTTGCCGCTGCAATTGGAGTTCTTGAAATGACTtgcatttttgttgttttattcTTAATCAAGTGCCAGCACAATTCTAGCATAGATCCACATGGCCATCATCTTGCAGCGGTGGGATTCAGAAAATTTAGCTATTCTGAGCTAAAAAAGGCGACAAAAGGATTCAGCCAAGAGATTGGAAGGGGTGCAGGAGGCACTGTATACAAAGCTCTATTGTCGGATCAAAGAATTGCTGCTGTAAAGAAACTCAATGATGCTAAGCAAGGAGAAGGTGAATTCCTTGCTGAAGCGAGCATCATTGGAAGGCTCAACCACATGAACTTGATTGAAATGTGGGGTTATTGCGCCGAGGGAAAGCATCGGCTATTGGTGTACGAGTACATGGAAAATGGTTCTTTGGCAGATAACCTCTCATCCAATACACTTGATTGGAGCAAGAGGTATAACATCGCTCTCGGAACAGCAAGAGGTTTGGCATATTTACATGAAGAATGCTTGGAATGGATTTTGCACTGTGATATAAAACCTCAAAATATTCTCTTGGATTCAAATTATCAACCCAAGGTTGCAGATTTCGGATTGTCCAAGTTATTGAACAGAGATGTTCTCACCAACAATCCAAATTTCTCAATGATAAGAGGAACCAGAGGGTATATGGCGCCTGAGTGGGTTTTCAACCTAGCAGTTACTTCCAAAGTGGATGTTTATAGCTATGGAATTGTTCTCTTGGAGATGATAACTGGAAAGAATCCGACAGCAGATATTCAAGCAATTAATGGAGAAGAACCATACAATGGGAGGCTAGTAACATGGGTGCGAGAGAAAAGGAGAGAATGTGCATCTTGGGTGGAGCAAATCTTGGATTCTGCATTAGGGTCAAATTATGATGAGAATAAGATGGACATTCTGGCTAGAGTGGCTTTGGGTTGCATAGAAGAGGACAAAGAAGAGAGGCCTACCATGAGCCAAGTCGTTGAAGTGCTTCAAAACCAAGATTGTGATCCTAATGGTGGAGTATACTATTAA